Proteins encoded by one window of Salvia splendens isolate huo1 chromosome 5, SspV2, whole genome shotgun sequence:
- the LOC121802597 gene encoding ubiquitin domain-containing protein 1-like: protein MGCAGSREKGTESKKIRKPKAWKHSEPITREQLTQMREEFWDTAPHYGGRKEIWDALRAAAEADSTLAQVIVDSAGVIIQNPDLTICYDERGAKYELPKYVLSEPTNMVHEN from the exons AGTCAAAAAAGATACGAAAACCCAAAGCATGGAAGCACTCAGAGCCAATAACTCGAGAGCAACTGACACAGATGCGTGAGGAGTTCTGGGACACTGCTCCACATTATGGCGGCCGTAAAG AAATCTGGGATGCTCTCCGAGCAGCAGCAGAAGCCGACTCCACCCTTGCACAAGTAATCGTGGACAGTGCGGGTGTCATTATTCAAAACCCCGACTTGACAATCTGCTATGATGAGAGAG GTGCTAAGTATGAGCTGCCCAAGTATGTTTTGAGTGAGCCTACAAATATGGTCCATGAGAACTGA